The Streptomyces sp. NBC_00483 genome contains the following window.
ACGAGAAGATCATGGACGCGGTCCGGCTCGCCGCCGCGCGCCAGACGCAGCCGGAAGGGGTCTGAGCAGCATGGGTACGACAGGAATCCCCGGCAAGGTCACCCAGGGGTCGCAGACCAAGGGCGGCATCGGCGAGTCCACGCTCCGCCCGGACGGCACCCTCAAGGTCACCGGCGAGTTCGCGTACTCGTCCGACATGTGGCACGAGGACATGCTGTGGGGCCACATTCTGCGCTCCACCACCGCGCACGCCGAGATCGTGTCGATCGACACGGGCGAGGCCCTCGCAACTCCCGGTGTCTACGCGGTACTTACGTACGACGACCTCCCCACGGCGATGAAGAACTACGGCCTGGAGTTCAAGGACACCCCGGTCCTCGCCCACGGCAAGGTCCGCCACCACGGTGAGCCGGTCGCCTGCATCGCGGCCGACCACCCGGAGACCGCGCGGCGCGCCGCCGCCAAGATCAAGGTCGAGTACCGCGAGCTGCCCGTCATCACCGACGAGGCCTCCGCGACGGCGCCCGACGCGGTGCTGGTGCACGAGGGCCGCACCGACCACCACGCGGACCACGTCCCGCACCCGAACATCGTGCACCGCCAGCCGATCATCCGCGGCAACGCCGAAGAGGCCGCCAAGAAGGCCGACTTCGTCGTCAAGGGCGAGTACACCTTCGGCATGCAGGACCAGGCCTTCCTCGGCCCCGAGTCCGGCCTCGCCGTGCCGGCCGAGGACGGCGGCGTCGACCTCTACGTCGCCACGCAGTGGCTGCACTCGGACCTCGGCCAGATCGCCCCCGTCCTCGGCCTGCCCGAGGACAAGGTGCGGATGACGCTGTCCGGCGTCGGCGGCGCGTTCGGCGGCCGCGAGGACCTGTCGATGCAGATCCACGCGTGCCTGCTCGCGCTGCGCACCGGCAAGCCCGTCAAGATCGTCTACAACCGTTTCGAGTCCTTCTTCGGGCACGTCCACCGGCACCCGGCGAAGCTGTACTACGAGCACGGGGCCACGCGCGACGGCAAGTTGACGCACATGAAGTGCCGCATCGTGCTGGACGGCGGCGCCTACGCCTCCGCCTCCCCGGCCGTCGTCGGCAACGCCTCGTCCCTCGCCGTCGGCCCGTACGTGCTCGACGACGTCGACATCGAGGCCCTCGCGCTCTACTCCAACAACCCGCCCTGCGGCGCCATGCGCGGCTTCGGCGCGGTCCAGGCGTGCTTCGCGTACGAAGCCCAAATGGACAAGCTGGCCGACAAGTTGGGCATGGACCGGGTGGAATTCCGGCAGCTCAACGCCATGGAGCAGGGCACCATCATGCCGACGGGCCAGCCCGTCGACTCGCCCGCACCGGTCGCCGAACTGCTGCGCCGCGTCAAGGCGATGCCGCTGCCGCCCGAGCGCCAGTGGGAGTCCAGCGAGGGCGCCGACGTGCGCCAGCTGCCCGGCGGCCTGTCCAACACCTCGCACGGCGAGGGCGTCGTACGCGGTATCGGCTACGCCGTCGGCATCAAGAACGTCGGCTTCTCCGAGGGTTTCGACGACTACTCAACTGCCCGTGTCCGTATGGAGGTTGTCGGCGGCGAACCCGTCGCGACCGTGCACACCGCGATGGCCGAGGTCGGCCAGGGCGGCGTCACCGTGCACGCGCAGATCGCCCGCACCGAGCTGGGCGTCACGCAGGTGACCATTCACCCGGCCAACACCCAGGTCGGCTCGGCCGGTTCGACGTCCGCGTCCCGCCAGACGTACGTCACCGGGGGCGCCGTCAAGAACGCCTGCGAGCTCGTCCGCGAGAAGGTCCTGGACCTCGGCCGCCGCAAGATGGGCACCTACCACCCGGCGTGGGCGACCGCCGAACTCCTCCTGGAGGGCGGCAAGGTCGTCACCGACGGCGGCGAGGTCCTCGCCGACCTCGCCGAGGTGCTCGAGGGCGAGGCCGTGGAGGTCGAGGAGGAGTGGCGGCACCGCCCCACCGAGGCCTTCGACCTGCACACCGGGCAGGGCATCGGGCACGTGCAGTACTCCTTCGCCGCGCACCGCGCCGTCGTCGAGGTCGACACCGAACTCGGCCTCGTCAAGGTCGTCGAACTGGCCTGCGCGCAGGACGTCGGCAAGGCGCTCAACCCGCTGTCCGTGATCGGCCAGATCCAGGGCGGCACCACACAGGGCCTCGGCGTCGCGGTGATGGAGGAGATCGTCGTCGACCCGAAGACCGCCAAGGTCAGGAACCCGTCCTTCACGGACTACCTGATCCCCACGATTCTCGACACGCCGACCATCCCGGTCGACGTGCTCGAACTTGCCGACGACCACGCCCCGTACGGGCTGCGCGGTATCGGTGAGGCCCCGACCCTGTCGTCGACCCCGGCCGTCCTCGCGGCGATCCGGAACGCGACGGGTCTGGAGCTCGACCGGACCCCGGTGCGGCCCGAGCACCTCACGGGCACGGGCCCGCAGGCCTAGTCGGCCTCCCCAGGGGTGCCGGCCGCCGCGTCGGCACCCCTTCCGTACCAAAGCGTCTCGGGCCGTCCCCCGGGTCGTGCAGCCATCCCAAAACCCGTGTGCCGTAAGGCAGTTCACGGGAGCCCCTTTGAACCTTGGGAAACGAGGCACCATGACCCAGCAGTCCGTGGAGCCGAAGACCGCCGCCGACGACGCGGGCGCGGGCTCGCGTCAGCCGGCCGGCAGGTCTTGGCTCGACCGCTACTTCCACATATCCGACAGAGGATCGACGTTCGCGCGTGAAGTGCGCGGCGGCATCACCACCTTCATGGCGATGTGTTACATCCTCCTGCTCAACCCGCTGCTGCTCGGCGGCCCCGACGCGGCCGGCGACAAGCTCAGCCACGCCGGACTCATCACGGCGACCGCGCTCGCCGCCGCCGTGTGCACCCTGCTGATGGGCTTCCTCGGCAAGGTCCCGCTGGCGCTCGCCGCGGGCCTGTCCGTCTCCGGCGTGCTCGCCACCCAGGTGGCACCCAACATGACGTGGCCGCAGGCCATGGGCATGTGCGTGATGTACGGCATCGTGATCGTGCTGCTGGTCGTCACCGGCCTGCGCGAGATCATCATGAACGCGATCCCGCTCGCCCTGAAGCACGGCATCACCATCGGCATCGGCATGTTCATCGCGCTGATCGGCCTGGTCAACGCCGGGTTCGTCGGCAAGGGCAACCCGGTCACCCTGGGTACGGGCGGACAGCTCAAGGGCTGGCCCGTGCTGCTCTTCGCGGTCACCCTGCTGCTCATCTTCATGCTCCAGGCGCGCAACATCCCGGGCGCGATCCTGATCGGTATCGTCGCCGGCACCGTCCTCGCCGTCATCGTCAACGCGGTCTTCGACCTCAGCCCGAAGGTCTGGGGCGGCAGCCCGCCCGAGCTGACCGGCAGCGCCGTCTCCATGCCCGACTTCTCGCTCTTCGGCCATGTGGAGTTCGGCGGCTGGGACTCCATCGGCGGCATGACCGTCGGCATGATCGTGTTCACGCTCGTGCTCGCCGGGTTCTTCGACGCGATGGCCACCATCATCGGCGTCGGCACCGAGGCCGGGCTCGCCGACGACAAGGGCCGCATGCCGGGCCTGTCCAAGGCGCTGTTCATCGACGGCGCGGGCGGCGCGATCGGCGGTGTGGCGGGGGCCTCCGGGCAGACCGTCTTCGTCGAGTCCGCCACGGGCGTCGGTGAAGGCGCCCGCACCGGCCTGTCCTCGGTGGTCACCGGCTTCCTCTTCGCGCTCGGCCTGTTCTTCACGCCGCTCGCGCAGATCGTGCCCGGCCAGGTCGCCGCCGCCGCGCTGGTCGTCATCGGCGCGATGATGATGCAGAACGCCCGGCACGTGGACTGGTCCGACAGGTCCGTGGCCGTGCCGGTGTTCCTCACGGTCGCCCTGATGCCGTTCACGTACTCCATCACCGCAGGCGTCGGAGCCGGAGTGATCGCGTACACGGCGATCAAGGCGGCGCAGGGGAAGTTCCGCGAGATCGGCGTCTTCATGTGGGTGCTGACGCTCGTCTTCCTCGTGTACTTCGGCCTGCACCCGATCGAGAGCTGGCTGGGCGTCAAGTAGCCCTGCCGGCCGGACCGTTCCACGAACCGTTAAGGAGACCGAGACATGCTGGACATCGCCGATGAGCTGCACCGGTGGGTCGAGCAGGGGCGCGACTTCGCCGTGGCCACCGTGGTGGCCGTCGGCGGCAGCGCGCCCCGGCAGCCGGGCGCGGCGCTCGCCGTCGACAGCGAGGGCACCGCGATCGGCTCGGTCTCCGGCGGCTGCGTGGAGGGCGCGGTGTACGAGCTGTGCCGGCAGGCCCTGGAGGACGGGGAACCGGTCCTCGAACGGTTCGGCTACAGCGACGACGACGCCTTCGCCGTGGGGCTCACCTGCGGCGGCGTCATCGACATCCTCGTCACGCCTGTACGGGCGTCCGATACGGCCGTACGTGGCGTGCTCGCGAGCGCGCTCGGCGCCGCCGCCACGGGGGAGGCGGCGGCGCTCGCGCGCGTCGTGTCGGGGCCGGGGGAGCTGATGGGGCGGGCGCTGCTCGTCCGTCCCGGGGGCTCGTACGAGGGCGGGTTCGGGGGCCACCCGGAGCTCGACCGGACCGTGGCGGGGGAGGCGGCGGCGTTCCTCGACGCGGGACGCACGGGCACGCTGGAGATCGGTGAACAGGGCTCGCGGTGCGGATCCCCGCTCACGGTCCTGATCGAGTCGTCCGTTCCGGCGCCCCGGATGATCGTCTTCGGGGCGATCGACTTCGCGTCGGCGCTGGTACGGATGGGGAAGTTCCTCGGCTACCGCGTCACCGTGTGCGACGCGCGACCCGTGTTCGCGACGGCGGCACGCTTCCCCGACGCCGACGAGATCGTCATCGAGTGGCCGCACAAGTACCTGGAGCGGACCGGGGTCGACGGTCGGACGGTGCTGTGCGTGCTCACGCACGACGCCAAGTTCGACGTGCCGCTGCTCCAGCTCGCGCTGCGGCTGCCGGTCGCGTACGTGGGGGCGATGGGCTCGCGACGCACGCACCTGGACCGCAACGATCGGTTGCGCGAAGTGGGGGTCACCGAGCTGGAGTTGGCGCGCTTGCGGTCCCCGATCGGGCTTGACCTGGGGGCGCGTACGCCGGAGGAGGTGGCGGTGTCCATCGCCTCGCAGATCGTCGCCGACCGCCGCGGCGGCACCGGGGTGTCCCTGACCGGCGCCCACACCCCGATCCACCACGAGCCGGGAGCGGCGCGCCGCATCGATTCGGTGGCGTGAGCCGGGGGTTTGGGGGCCGTGCCGGGGTGGGCGCCTGTCGTGTTGGGCGTGCGGCACCGCGGTTGCGGAGTGGCGCTTGCGGTGCGGGGTGCGCGGCAACGTGGCTGTGGGGCGGCGCCTACAGTGCGCGGCATCGTGGTTGCGGTCCGCCGCAGCCGGGTGCGCGGCAACGGCTCCACCCGGCTGCGCCGACGCCCGGTCATCTCCCACCCGCCCGCCCCCTCCGGGGGCTTCGGCCCCCGTGGCTGGGGCTGTGCCGGGGGCGGGGCCGGGGCCTGTGGTGCTGGGTGCGCGGCGCCGGTCCCTGTCCGGCTGTGCCGGTGCCCGGTCATCTCCCGCCCACCCGTCCCCTCCGGAGGCTTCGGCCCCCCGTCCTCCGGGTGTGACAGGGCGCGGCATCGGGCCCTTTGCCGTGGTGGGCCAGCCCTTCCCCGCCGCACGGCCCCGTCCGGTTCAGGCTGTGCCGCCGGCCCTTCGCCACCCCACCGGGCCCTTGCCGTGGTCGGCCCTCCCGTCCCCGCCGCACGGCCCCGTCCGGTTCAGGCTGTGCCGCCGGCCCATCTCCCACCCGCCCGCCTCTCCGGGGGCTTCGGCCTGTCCGGGGCCCGGTTGCTGTGCCGGGGCGAGCGCTTGTCGTGTTGGGTGGGCGGCACCGTGGCTGTGGGGTGGCGCCTACGGTGCGCGGCACCGTGGTTTGCGGGGTGGCGCCTGCGATGCGGCCTGCTCGGCACCTGTCCCCCCGGCCCGGCTGCGCCGTTGCCCGCTCGTCTCCCACCGCCCGCCCCCGCCGGGGGCTTGGGCCAGTCCCGGGGTCCGGGTTGCTGTGCCGGGGCGGGGCCCCTCGTGAGGGGCGGGGCTGTGCCGTGGCCAACGCCCGTCGTGCGGAGACGCCTGCCCTGCGGTGAGGAGTGCGCGGCACCGTGGGTGCGGGGCTGTGCCGTGGCCGACGTCTGAGGTGACTGTCGCGCGGCGCCGGGCCTTGTCCGGCTGTGCCGGTGCCCGGTCATCTCCCTCCGCCCGCCCCCTGCGGGGGCTTCGGCCGGGGGCGGGGGTTCGCCGGGCCGGTGTGTGTGGTGCCGGCCGTTCCGGGGTCGGGCCCCGCGTCACGGGTGAGCGGCGCCGGGGTGCCGCCTTGCCCACCCTGGCGCCCCAGGCGGCAGATTGTCCATGGCGGTGGCGGTAGACCGTTACGGGTGGGCAGTCGGGGTGGGCGGCAGGTTGCCCACGGCGGGGGCGGCCCGTCGTCGCGGGTGGGGAGGCGTCGTTGCGGTCGCTCACTCGTGGCGGGACGGTGGCCGCCCGCACCCCGTCGGGCCGACGCCCCCGGAGGGGGCGGGTGGTGGGAGATGAGCGATCCGACGGCGGGCATTTCAAGCGCCACGGCGGTGGCGGCCCCTCAAGTCCCACGGCGTGAACGCCGTCAAGCCCCACGGCAGGGGCGGCACCCTCAAGCACCACGGCGGCGTCGGCGCGCTCAGGCCCCGCGCCGGGTGGGCCAATTGGGCCGTGTCTCTTCGATCTATGGCCACTATCTGTGGGGTGACCGATGCGTTTCACGTACCGCTACGGTCTACTCCCGCAGCGATCACGACGAACGGCAATGCGATGAGCGACGGAACGAGGCGCATGCGAGCCGGCCTCAGGGGCGGAAGGCATCGGCGTGTGCGGCGGCCCATTGCGCGAAGGTCCGCGGCGGGCGGCCGGCGACTTCCTCGACCGCTGAAGTCACCGTGGCCACCGAGTCGGGCACGGTCGCCCACATGCGGAGCATGAACTCGATGCCGTCCTCGGGCCAGCCCTCAGCCTGCCACTGCCGACGCGCCTGGCTGTCGGTAAGCTCAGTGAATCCGATCTCACGGCCGGTCGCCGC
Protein-coding sequences here:
- a CDS encoding XdhC family protein produces the protein MLDIADELHRWVEQGRDFAVATVVAVGGSAPRQPGAALAVDSEGTAIGSVSGGCVEGAVYELCRQALEDGEPVLERFGYSDDDAFAVGLTCGGVIDILVTPVRASDTAVRGVLASALGAAATGEAAALARVVSGPGELMGRALLVRPGGSYEGGFGGHPELDRTVAGEAAAFLDAGRTGTLEIGEQGSRCGSPLTVLIESSVPAPRMIVFGAIDFASALVRMGKFLGYRVTVCDARPVFATAARFPDADEIVIEWPHKYLERTGVDGRTVLCVLTHDAKFDVPLLQLALRLPVAYVGAMGSRRTHLDRNDRLREVGVTELELARLRSPIGLDLGARTPEEVAVSIASQIVADRRGGTGVSLTGAHTPIHHEPGAARRIDSVA
- a CDS encoding NCS2 family permease, whose amino-acid sequence is MTQQSVEPKTAADDAGAGSRQPAGRSWLDRYFHISDRGSTFAREVRGGITTFMAMCYILLLNPLLLGGPDAAGDKLSHAGLITATALAAAVCTLLMGFLGKVPLALAAGLSVSGVLATQVAPNMTWPQAMGMCVMYGIVIVLLVVTGLREIIMNAIPLALKHGITIGIGMFIALIGLVNAGFVGKGNPVTLGTGGQLKGWPVLLFAVTLLLIFMLQARNIPGAILIGIVAGTVLAVIVNAVFDLSPKVWGGSPPELTGSAVSMPDFSLFGHVEFGGWDSIGGMTVGMIVFTLVLAGFFDAMATIIGVGTEAGLADDKGRMPGLSKALFIDGAGGAIGGVAGASGQTVFVESATGVGEGARTGLSSVVTGFLFALGLFFTPLAQIVPGQVAAAALVVIGAMMMQNARHVDWSDRSVAVPVFLTVALMPFTYSITAGVGAGVIAYTAIKAAQGKFREIGVFMWVLTLVFLVYFGLHPIESWLGVK
- a CDS encoding xanthine dehydrogenase family protein molybdopterin-binding subunit, with amino-acid sequence MGTTGIPGKVTQGSQTKGGIGESTLRPDGTLKVTGEFAYSSDMWHEDMLWGHILRSTTAHAEIVSIDTGEALATPGVYAVLTYDDLPTAMKNYGLEFKDTPVLAHGKVRHHGEPVACIAADHPETARRAAAKIKVEYRELPVITDEASATAPDAVLVHEGRTDHHADHVPHPNIVHRQPIIRGNAEEAAKKADFVVKGEYTFGMQDQAFLGPESGLAVPAEDGGVDLYVATQWLHSDLGQIAPVLGLPEDKVRMTLSGVGGAFGGREDLSMQIHACLLALRTGKPVKIVYNRFESFFGHVHRHPAKLYYEHGATRDGKLTHMKCRIVLDGGAYASASPAVVGNASSLAVGPYVLDDVDIEALALYSNNPPCGAMRGFGAVQACFAYEAQMDKLADKLGMDRVEFRQLNAMEQGTIMPTGQPVDSPAPVAELLRRVKAMPLPPERQWESSEGADVRQLPGGLSNTSHGEGVVRGIGYAVGIKNVGFSEGFDDYSTARVRMEVVGGEPVATVHTAMAEVGQGGVTVHAQIARTELGVTQVTIHPANTQVGSAGSTSASRQTYVTGGAVKNACELVREKVLDLGRRKMGTYHPAWATAELLLEGGKVVTDGGEVLADLAEVLEGEAVEVEEEWRHRPTEAFDLHTGQGIGHVQYSFAAHRAVVEVDTELGLVKVVELACAQDVGKALNPLSVIGQIQGGTTQGLGVAVMEEIVVDPKTAKVRNPSFTDYLIPTILDTPTIPVDVLELADDHAPYGLRGIGEAPTLSSTPAVLAAIRNATGLELDRTPVRPEHLTGTGPQA